The DNA window TGGTTCATATGAAAGGTAGCAAGGAAGAGGTGCTACGTCTTTAGTTAGTTTTAAAGggtgactgcacttcctgattgggcATCGTTTTAGATTTTGTTAATTAAGAAACGCTAGCGaccatgactgaattcaaatgtgagttggtttcggggtgtggtttgatgtgggtgtctcgtgtgtgtatattcgcaggtgggaagagttagacaaattatttagccaattagcttcagcagGCTGGTGTGCGACTTGActtttgactttggatagcctatctctggggctagttagggaacgttaataaattacacaatgtaaataagACAATATTTTTATGTTGCACACCTTCTAgttttctcattaaatgctttcaatatttgtatatgaatttctacaatttatagttggtttaaGGTTTTTAAGTAATTGACATTTGGAGCTATTGGAATTTTAACATATTGTCCCATGTGCATTGTGTAATTTACCGATGGTCCCTAAAACTAGCCGCATAGGGATATCCAATGTTCACCCAAATTTACCACAGGCATTACGATCGGGTTACATGCAGCTGCACTCCAAATGTatgattacttgtgtgctgccagctgtgggcatatgggcaggattgaaacaaacccaaccttcatttactgTACATTGTTATGCTGTCATGACCAGAAGTCACACAAAACTGcattttggacgagactgactttatgaccaaaattatgctatttacactttgtagtcaattttgacactagaataaatgtgtctgactcatatcgatgccacataagctgttttctaaatgagaagttgGTTTAAGTTTTTTTAGTTGCTCTTTAAAGTTACTGTATACCAACATGACCATGGCAACTCAACTGTCAAGAAAAACGCAAGAGTCTGCATAAcaagtttgtttatttgtcatatacacaaTATATCAATGGAGTGCAGTGCAATTAAATGCTTCCTTGCAGGTTGACAATGCAACAagagtaatacaaataaaagcTCAATGAAATAATTTCACCAATTTAATAATGGACAGTTTATTAATTGTTATAAATTGTTATATAGACTATATGGAAATAACAGACATGAGCCAACCATTTTTACCTGTACAATTGAATAGGTTATAAAACCTCTATAATTCATTAAACGCTACCTACAGAAACCCATCAAATACACTCGctggaaataaacacttttcctaaTAACATGACTTATATTAACATCCTTAGCTTTCCCATTCACCAAATATACTATTAAATAACTCTGACCGATACCCAATAGCTTAAGGATGCTGAGCGCTAACGCTAGCTTATTAGCATTTGCCAACCCTTATGCTGAGGCCGGGAGACTagctatattgaacaaaaatatcaatgccacatgtaaagtgttggtccgatgtttcatgagctgaaataaaagatcccagaaatgttccatacgcacaaaaagcttatttcttaaaaatgttgtgcacaaatttgtttacattcctgtaagtgagcatttctccattgccaaggtaatccatccacctgacaggtgtggcatatcaagaagctgattaaacagcatgatctgggcaggcataagctacagacaatgaacacaattgcattttatcaatggcaatttgaatgcacagagatactgggacgagatcctgaggctcattgtcgtgccattcatccgccgccatcacctcatgtttcagcacgtcgaaaggatttgtacacaattcctgcgagctgaaaatgtcccctgctgactcatcagacatgtcacccattgagcatatttgggatgctctggatcgatatgtagacagagtgttccagttcccgccaatatcaagcaacttcgcacagacattggagaggagtggaacaacattccacaggttacaatcaacagcctgatcaactctatgcgaaagagatgtgtcgtgctgcatgagataaatggtggtcacaccagatactgattggttttctgatccatgcccctacttttttaaaaggtatctgtgaccaacagatgcatatctgtattcccagtcatgtcaaaTACATAGATTAGCgccaaatttatttatttcaattgactgatttctttatatgaactgtagctcagtaaaatgcCCTCCGGCGAaacattaaacaggcaaagcgtcaatacaggactaagattgaattgtactacacgagctgcacagtgacacgagcctaccagacgagctaaattacttctcgtttcgaggcaagtaacactgaaacatgcaggaCAGCATcagctgtgtgatcacgctctccgcagctgatgtgagtaagacatttaaacaggtcaatattcacaaggacgcagggccagatggattaccaggacgtgtactccgagcatgtgctgaccagctggcaagtgtcttcactgacattttcaacctctccctgtcgaagtctgtaataccaacatgtttcaagcagaccaccatagtccctgtgcccaagaacactaaggtaacctgcctaaatgactaccaacacgtagcactcacgtctgtagccatgagccatgagctcacatcaacaccattatcccagaaaccctagatccactcaatttgcataccgcccaaacagatccacagatgatgcaatctctattgcactgcacATGGTCCTTtcacacatggacaaaaggaacacttatgtgagaacgTTATTcttcaactacagctcagcgtttaacaccatcgtgccctcaaagctcatcactaagctaaggaccctgggactaaacaactccctcagcaactggatcctggacttcctgacgtgccgcccccaggtggtaagggtaggtaacaacacatccaccacgctgatcctcaacacgggggcacctcaggggtgtgtgctcagtcccctcctgtactccctgttcacgcatgactgcacagccaggcacaactccaacaccaccattaagttttccgatgacaaaacagtggtagacatgatcaccgacaagacagcctatagggaggaggtcagagacctggccgtgtggtgcaaggacaacaacctctccctcaatgtgatcaagacaaaggagatgattgtggacttcaggaaaagcaGGACTGAGCACGTGCCCCATTCTCaacaacggggctgtagtggagcagtttgagaggttcaagttccttgtgtccacatcaccaacaaactaacatggtccaagcacaccaagacagtcctaGACCAAGACAGTcctaaaacctattccccctcaggagactgaaaagatttggcatgggtcctcagatcctcaaaaggttctacagctgcaccatcgagagcatcctgacaggttgcatcactgcatggtatggcaactgctctgcctccgaccacaaggcactacagagggtagtgagtacatcaccggggccaagcttcttgccatccaggacctctataccaggcggtgtcagaggaaggccctaagaattgtcaaagactccagccaccctagtcatagactgttctctctgctactgcacggcaagcggtaccggagtgccaagtctagatccaagaggcttctaaacagcttctacccccaggccataagactcctgaacatctaaatcaaatggctacccagactatttgcatccccccccccccccccccRCCKCCCCTTCtatgccgctgctactctctgttattatctatgcatagtcactttaataactctacctacatgtacatattacctcgactaaccggtgcccccgcacattgactctgtaccggtaccccctgtatatagcctcgctattgttgttttttgccatgttggttaagggcttgtaagtaagcatttcactgtaaggtgaaataatttgatttgatgtggagttgatatttttgttcagtgtagttagctACCACCAACACTCCACAAACCTGTGGCTAACTCTTCTGCTGCTAGACTGACTTTCTGGTTGTTCTGCCCTATCCACCTCATTCCCTATTGCCTCAACCTGCTCGTTCCAAACATCCAGACTCTCTGACTGAGTGACAGGGGTTTTGCTTAGTGACGCAAATGACATCTATTGGTGcgtttcaagacaactgggaacttaaaaaaaaaagatttttcagagttttttcagagttcccagttgttttgaacacagcacAACCAGTGCTGTAGGGGTGGGGGACGTGAGCGGTCCACTGCGTTGTGAAATCTCAACCAATCACACCAGGCACCGCGTCACTCCCGGGGCTCGCAGTGCCTACTGCCTAGCGCAGTATATTGTATTGTTGATTTTTGTAATTCAAATTTGTCAGTAATTATTTTTGTTATACTGCATAGTGCAAGTGATGTGGCTTATGGAAACTCATATCATACTgaaaaaatacataaacattGGTCAGGTGAAGCAACAGCTGGTGTCATTCtggaagtggaggagagaagcGTTCACAGCAATGTACTCCATCTGGAAGCCTCCTGCGACTACAGATGCATCGGACAGGAACTTTAgtgtcatcacattccctgtgggagAGAGAAACGGGGAAAGGTGACAGGGTTATCAATGAAAACACTTATAATTGGAAATCAATAAACAATTGATGATTAAAAAAAGGTTATCAATGCCAGACATTTACTGTAGCTTTTTGATCTATAATAATAGCATTTAATATGGTAATAAAATAGGAATGTGTTTGTGCATACCTGTGCTTATGAGGTCATCTGGTAAATAATCTCCACAGTACCtggaaataataaatatatttacttGATAGTAGATCAACATGGTCAGACAGTAGCCTATGTTATGACAGTATGTTGTGGGAAAAGACATGAGTCTTACGAGTCTATGTGAGTATCAATACATTTAGTACAATGCAACTTTCTATAATCTTGGATAAGACTAACAACCCAGATAAACCATTACAACGTGAACGCAACAAACTAAAACTAAATGTAAAGGAACATTCAATCAAAACCTAGATCCTCACCTCCCGGCGAAGCCAGAGATGTCATCATAACTGTCATAGATCTCTAAAAAGTCTGCTAGACAGGCCGTGTCCTCCTCCACATCAAATTCCAGGAAGTGCAGGCGTATCCTCTGTCCGTAGCGCACGCGGATGTGCCAGTAGCAGATCTGCTCATCCTGGTACTCCTCTGGGTAACCGGGTGACTGGATGATCCTTTGCTGATCTGTCAGAGTACCTCCACACTCCTTTGCTGTGGACcaggagacagaaggaggagaTAGGATGAGGAAATATACTGAAGCGATAAAAGCTAACTTTATATATTAGATGAGATAGATGAATAGTTTAGCGGATTAAATAAGACTTTGTAATGGGTAATGTCCATAGATAAAAGTTAAGCGAATATTCTGCACACTAGCTGTTGCTTTAGACTCTAGAGTAATGATATCATATAAGCAAAACATTTCAGCAAAAACTATCATTATGTATTACTACATCAGTGTATTACATTTGCTGTCATCATAAGTAAATGCATTACAATAAATTAAAATATGGGAATGATGTTTTGTTTATGTTGTTCTCTCTGATGTGACCACTGAATGAAGTTAGAAATAAAGtgaggggcctcctgagtggcgcagcagtctaaggcactgcattgcagtgcttgaggcgtcactacagacccggttcCATCCCAGGCAGTGTCATAACTGTGCGTGACCgagagtcccgtagggcggcgtaTTATTTGGCCcatgtcgtccgggttaggggagggtttggccggtggggctttacttggctcatcgcactctagcaattgcttgtggtgggctgggctcCTACAGTATGAATTCAGTCATCATTTGAACAGtctttcctccgacacattggtgcagctggcatccgggttaaggagcgcggtttaAAGGGTCATGTTTCataggacgcatgactcgaccttcgcctctcccaagcccgttgggtggttgcagcaatgagacaatatcgtaattggatcgcaattaGATTTCACAaagttggggagaaaaaggggagtaaaatacaaaaaaatataatatatagttAGAAAAGAGACTCCTTTGTCTTCTGAATGAACACAATTCCCTCCACATGTGCAGTTGGGTGAAAATTAAATCAAAAGCTCCCCTAGATCCCCAGGATTTGTAGAGGGAAAATGAATGTAATTAAGAGTTTTTTTAATGCAATTCAACCGTAATTTATCAAATGTGAACCATACATCCTCAACGTCACAGGGAATTAGGGAGAAAATTTGTGCCggtttctcaaatgacaccctattccctttgtagtgtactactttatgACCAGGGCCACAGGCAGTATCACTCAAGGCAGCTATCTCATCCAATGAGGCAACCTCTTCCATGTTGAGTACAGTCGTCACGTGGTGCCAACTATCATGTATCATTCTCCACCATGAAAACATAAAAACAGGCCCCAATACAGCTGTTTTGTCATGATTAATtaaatgttgtaaaagtgttgtAAATACGTCCTTAATAGTTATAATGACTGGATAAATACTGAGTTCTTATCACATAAGGCCCCTAGAGTTAGAGTTTAAAGACTGGGTTCTTACCACAGATTTGATTTTGGTATTATCTAGAGTCAGACCATTAAGAGTTCAGTGTGTTCCTCTTTGGATTTACACCTCAACGTGCTGCTTTGCTACTTTATTCTATAAAGACTTAATGTATTTGATTGCCGTCAGTGGCATAATGCAGTTTCACAGGGCCCCCTGAAAAGTCAGAGCATGAGGCGCCCCTGCAAGAGGGGGGAGGCTGTGCCACCATTGGATAGTTTAAAGActggatttttaatacattacttaaagttacattttttaatatCATATCGAGACAAATAACAGTCATTGGATATTAAGTGAATGTGTTCCTTGCTGGCTTTACACCTCAAAGTGTTGCTTTGCCGCTCCAATCTATAATGTACTAGATTTACATACAATCTAGAGATGTTCGGGCCATTTGGGTTTCAGTTTGTCCCTAATAGGCTTTACATCTTGAAGTGTTTCTTTGCCTTACCCACAGACTTGTATAATTATTTGCCTCAGCCTCACCATTCTATAAGACTGACACACCATTAAACAGTCCAGtgccagctagcacataacgttctgagaaccaaatgtttcttagagcttggtgagagcgtacaaccttcccacaactttctgggaatggtgcaggatagttgatTGGCTTTGGGAAATTCTctgcacatttaaggaacttgacaaaataacattattttcttgGTTATGCATTACTTCAACAGAATATTTCCAAAaatgtcaaacatggttacctttTATTAACATTTTTGTAATGTTCCAGGAACGtttccaactggtttgacattgggaatgttctcaaatagttcagagaatgttaagaaacaatgttcttctgtgggaatttcagtacttcagcataatgtttcctacaggattcctcatggttctatttaaagtcatgttcttaAATTGTTCTGCGAATTTTAAAGGAAACGTTCTACTTTATTAATGTTCAGAGAAAGTTCTAAGAATTgtgtttaaaaacatatacattccgttctcagcgtcaacaaaactctctctagcctctatcttgttaagtgtgttcaggtgttggCCACGCCCCCTAAATGGCCACACCTAATCTTAATgaatgcttgtttcctttgaaagggggtctgtttgaatagactaaaattaaCAGCTTTGTGTCAgttaaaaaacatggcatgctagctccatcctggtggcgcagtgaaCTAATTCCatggacagagaacagagaattaTATGTTCGAATCTCACTAACAAattaatgtgtttgcatgattaatgcctaaggaaatgaacgtccatgtgtcctatctgcaAGTAGTGTTATTAAAAGTATTGTTAAAACATTAATTGAACATTttgaggtagttattcaaaaaactccaaatcaaatcacatttttatttgtcccATGCTTTGTAAACACCAGGTGTAGacaaatgaaatgcttacttattggcccttcccaacaattcagatttattttatttttataataatagAAAAAGATAATAAcgcgaggaataaatacacaatgcggaacgataacttggctatatacagtacacggGATACCAATACAGTCATGTGCAGGGGTATtaggtagatacagtgccttcagaaagttttcataccccttgacttattccacattttgttgtgtaatgacaaagtgaaaaaaaaaatatatataacatttttgcaagtgtattgaaaataaaacacagaaatatctaatttacttaagtattcacacccctgtgtcaaaacatgttagaatcacctggcagcgattacagctgtgaatctttctgggtacgtctataagagctttgcacacctggattatatCATATTTGCACGTTATACTTTTTGAaatccttcaagctctgtcaagttggttgttggtcattactagacagccatttccaagtcttgccatatattttcaagctgatttaagtcaaaactgcaattaggtcactcaggaacattcaatgtggtcttggtaaacaactccagtgtatatttgggcttgtgttttaggttattgtcctgctcaaaggtaaatttgtctcccagtgtctgttggaaagcagactgatccaggttttcaaataaaataaaattgtattggtcacatacacatatttagcagatattattgcaggtgtaccgaaatgcttgtgt is part of the Salvelinus sp. IW2-2015 linkage group LG36, ASM291031v2, whole genome shotgun sequence genome and encodes:
- the LOC111959778 gene encoding tumor necrosis factor-inducible gene 6 protein-like, producing MRVFAIIWAIGFILKEAQAWGFRNGIFHNSIWLEQAAGVYHRESRKGRYQLTYKEAKAVCKYEGGTLATYDQLEAARQIGLHVCAAGWYDKGRVGYPIVKAGANCGFGRVGIINYGYRLNKSERWDVYCYNPNSKECGGTLTDQQRIIQSPGYPEEYQDEQICYWHIRVRYGQRIRLHFLEFDVEEDTACLADFLEIYDSYDDISGFAGRYCGDYLPDDLISTGNVMTLKFLSDASVVAGGFQMEYIAVNASLLHFQNDTSCCFT